A window of the Roseburia sp. 831b genome harbors these coding sequences:
- a CDS encoding Rpn family recombination-promoting nuclease/putative transposase — MFCKVLTNNPQLCHELLELIIGKKVGKFLMLDKQKPIEITADGKGIRFDVYSEDDQNVVYDCEMQAADNTNLPKRTRYYQGMVDLNLIERGADYSELKKSYLIFICPFDAFGQGLHKYTFKNYCEELPRLALGDESTKIFLCAEGNTDDVSLEMREFLNWMTSGQKGNINLVKNLEQAVQKARNHEEWRTEYMTLLMRDNKMREEGRSLGREEGREEEIFLSVQEGDYGIRRGAEKLGITEQEFIKRMKAAGYQVTETI, encoded by the coding sequence ATGTTTTGTAAAGTTCTGACGAACAATCCACAGTTGTGTCACGAATTACTGGAACTTATAATCGGAAAAAAGGTTGGAAAGTTTCTAATGTTGGATAAACAAAAACCGATTGAGATTACAGCAGATGGAAAAGGAATTCGATTCGACGTGTACAGCGAGGATGACCAAAATGTTGTTTATGACTGTGAGATGCAGGCGGCAGACAATACGAATCTGCCGAAAAGAACGAGATATTATCAAGGAATGGTGGATTTGAATCTGATTGAGCGTGGGGCGGATTACAGTGAACTAAAAAAGAGCTATCTTATTTTCATTTGTCCCTTTGATGCGTTTGGACAGGGATTGCACAAGTACACATTTAAAAACTATTGTGAAGAGTTGCCAAGGCTTGCACTAGGGGATGAATCTACAAAAATTTTTCTGTGTGCAGAAGGAAACACAGATGATGTTTCCTTAGAAATGAGAGAATTTTTGAATTGGATGACAAGTGGACAAAAGGGAAACATTAATCTTGTTAAGAATCTGGAACAGGCGGTACAAAAAGCCAGAAATCATGAGGAATGGAGGACTGAGTATATGACATTACTTATGAGAGACAATAAAATGCGGGAAGAAGGTCGCAGCCTAGGGCGAGAAGAAGGTCGTGAGGAAGAAATTTTCCTGAGTGTACAGGAGGGAGACTACGGAATACGACGAGGCGCGGAAAAGCTGGGAATTACAGAGCAGGAATTCATCAAACGGATGAAAGCGGCTGGGTATCAAGTTACAGAGACAATATAA